cttgtaAATACTTCTGATCAGAGAACTAGAGGCACTCAAACTAGAACAAAAAGGttagcatgcagatacagcatgCAATTAGAAAGGCAACTGGCATTCCAGCCTTAATTATAAGCAGATTAGAATACAAGTATAAAGAGGTCTTGCTACAATTGTAGAGTGTCTGTTGAGAACACACATGGAATAATGCCTGCAATTATGATCCCATATTTTTTCCACaacagcatttggataggtatatgaataggaagggtttggagggatatgggctgggtgctggcaggtgggactagattgggttgggatatctggtcggcatggagcaaagggtctgtttccgtgctgtttatctctatgactctgtgactttagTGTCcgaggcccaacaatcttcagctgcttcatcaacgaccttccctctgtcatcaggtcagaagtggggatgttcgccaatgattgcacagtgttcaacaCCATTCCGGACTCCTCACATACAGAAGtagtccatgctcaaatgcaacaaggtctggacaatattcaggcttgggccgaggagtggcaatTAGCATTGAcggcacacaaatgccagacaatgaccatcaccaataagtgACACtgtaaccactgccccttgacattcaacagtattgccatcactgaatcccccactgtcaacatccttggggttaccattgaccagaaactcaactggactcaccacataaacacagtggctccaagagcaggtcagagacgagAGGTACTGCGgccagtaactcacctcctaataccccagagcctgtcccaccatctacaaggcacaagtcaggagtgtgagggaatactccccactttcccTGGATggaggcagctccaacaacactcaagaagctcgacaccatccagggacaaagctgcccccgcttgattggccccacgtccacaaacatcccctccctcacccaccgacgctcagtaacagcagttgTGTACCatctgcagaaactcaccaaagatcctcaggcagcacctttcaaatccacggccacttccatctagaaggacaaggggcagcagatacatgggaacaccaccccctgcaagttcccctccgagcccctcaccatcctgacttggaaacataccactgttccttcacagttgttgggtcaaaatcctggaattccctccctaccggcattgtgggtaaacccatagcaagtggactgcagcaattcaagatggcagctcaccaccaccttctcaaggggcaaatagggatgggctatcaatgctggccaaccagcgacacccaagtcacacaaatgaataaaaataaacccACTCAGACATTCCACCTAGTCCACCTGGCCAACCCACTGATACCACAACCATCCCCCTAAATTCAAACTACTCCCCCAAATCCTTGACCACTCTACTACCTGAGCCCATTACTCCACCTTGAGCATAACTAACCCGCCCTGACCATCCAACTCGACCCCTGACCTGACCAGTGCACCTTGACCCCCAAACACACCTACTGACCAGGTATACACACCCTCCTGACAACTAACACCCCCAATACCACCCAACTAGCAACTGACCCCCAAACATCCGCACTGTGCCAGTAGAAAAGGAGATCAGACTTTAATTGCTGTAAAAATTATgtttaaaacaaacaaaggcagcttaaataaaaacagaaattgagggAGAAAGTCagcaactctggcagcatctgaggaaagtAAAACTTTTGGAATTTAGTTTGATTCATCTGTTGTCTCGACACAGATGTCACGAAGCCTGTTACGTTACTCCAATTTATTTTGTTCCATAttgtcaattttttaaaaaattcttgacAGGTGTTAGCTAAGAAGCTGGGTTGTGTCAAGCAATAGCAGGACGCATCACCAGCAACCCACCGTCACCAACAATTCACCAGAAACTCTTTCAACAGATCCAGTCATACAGCTGCTCTGTCAGCAAGGCACTCACCTTTCACGAAAAAGTCTGCTGCCGTGCATTCCTCGTTCAGCCATTGCAGGAGGCAGCTTATCTTCAGGGTTAAATTGGCGCGATGCTCTTCAAAATCCCACACAATGATGTCCCCGTAGTAATGGGACTCGTAAGCTATGAGCTCCATCAATTTTTCATTGTGGGACATGGCTAACATAAAAACCGTGACAACCAGGTAGTTCTTAATTTGTTGCCGTTTGGCGTAGGCTCTTCTCAACGATAACCGCCTACTGAACGAATTCGGATGGGAGTTGGTCGCGATTAACAGTAATGAGCTGTTCTCCGGTGCCGAGCATATTTCTGGGTCGCTAATCTTAACGTCACAACTGTACTCTTGCATGTAGCCGTACTCCTTCCGATAGCGGTTCAAGTCCATGTGGAAAGTGGTTTTCCCGTCAGTCAGGTTTATCGATTGTCTGTGGTAGATTTCTTTGGAGGCATTCACTTCGCTTGGAGAAGGAATGGAGTTCTTGACAAATTTATTCATAACGTTGGCTTTCAACCAAGAAGAGTCCAAGAGGTGAACAGCAACAAAGCCCACTGTCATCAGTCCAGTTACACAGTACACCATGTTCCTAAATGGGAGGCACGGGAGTCAGTGTCGCTACATCCCAAGGACAAGATAGGCGGTAGAGAATATTGCTttatatacagtcatagagatgtacagcacggaaacagactcttcggtccaacccgtcgatgccgaccagatatcccaacccaatctagtcccacctgccagcaactggcccatatccctccaaacccttcctattcatatacccatccaaatgcctcttcaatgttgcaattgtaccagcctccaccacttcctctggcagctcattccatacacgtaccaccctctgcgtgaaaaagttgccccttacatctcttttatatctttcccctctcaccctaaacctatgccttctagttctggactcccccaccccagggaaaagcctttgtctatttaccctatccatgcccctcatgattttataaacctctataaggtcacccctcagcctccgacccctccagggaaaacagtcccagcctgttcagcctctccctatagctcaaaccctccaaccctggcaacatcctcgtaaatcttttctgaaccctttcaaatttcacaacatctttccgataggaaggagaccagaattgcacacaatattccgacagtggcctaaccaatgtcctgtacagttgcaacatgaccttccaactcctgtactcaatactctgaccaataaaggaaagcataccaaaccccttcttcactatcctatctacctgcgaccccacttacaaggagctatgaacctggactccaaggtctctttgttcagcaacactccctaggaccttaccattaaatgtataagtcctgctaaggtttgctttcccaaaatgctgcacctcacatttatctgaattaaactccatctgccatttctcggcccattagcccatctgaccaagatcccattttaatctgaggtaaccttcttcgctgtctacctcacctccaattttagtgtcatcagcaaacttactaactgtacctcttatgctcacatccaaatcatttatataaatgatgaaaagtaatggacccagcaccgatccttgtggcactccactggtcacaggcctccagtctgaaaaacaacccaccaccgccaccctctgtcttctacctttgagccagttctgtatccaaatggctagttcttcctatatttcatgagatctaaccttgccaatcagtctcccatggggaaccttgtcaaatgccttacccTCGACTGCAATGATTTAAAAAGTTTTCCAAAGCTCCTCTGagctatggagaaagtgaggactgcagatgctagagatcagagtcgagagcgcAGTGCtgttcgattctcctgctcctcggatgctacctgacctgctgtaggcttttccagcaccacactctcgactcctctgagctttggaaagggttcagaggagatttactaggatgttgcctgggatggagggaaggtcttatgaggaaaggctgagggacttgaggctgcttttgttagagagaaggttgagaggcgacttaattgagacatataaggtaatcagagggttaggtagtgTTCACAGTGAGAGCCCTTTTCCTGGGAtggtagatttaggacagatgtcagacgtagcttctttactcagagagtagcaggggcatggaatacactgcctgcaacagtagtagacacgttaattttaagggcatttaaatggtcattggataaacatatggacaagaatggaatagtgtaggtgagatgggcttcagattggtttcacagattgGTGCAATattgagggtcaaagggcctgtattgcgctggaatattctatgttctatgttcgaggTAGGGAGCAACAAGGACTACTGTCATCAGTCCAGTTACACAATACAGGCTGGGCCTAAATGGGAGGCAACCATCAGGCACTGGAGTCAGTGTTGCTACATCCCAGGGACAAGATAGGTGGTAGAGAATATCGCTTTATATCCCAGACTGCAATAGCTTTAAAAGAGGccgttgtggcacagtggtagtatccctgcctctagggcaggaggcctgggttca
The sequence above is a segment of the Chiloscyllium punctatum isolate Juve2018m chromosome 21, sChiPun1.3, whole genome shotgun sequence genome. Coding sequences within it:
- the LOC140492618 gene encoding acetylgalactosaminyl-O-glycosyl-glycoprotein beta-1,3-N-acetylglucosaminyltransferase-like isoform X2; its protein translation is MVYCVTGLMTVGFVAVHLLDSSWLKANVMNKFVKNSIPSPSEVNASKEIYHRQSINLTDGKTTFHMDLNRYRKEYGYMQEYSCDVKISDPEICSAPENSSLLLIATNSHPNSFSRRLSLRRAYAKRQQIKNYLVVTVFMLAMSHNEKLMELIAYESHYYGDIIVWDFEEHRANLTLKISCLLQWLNEECTAADFFVKADDDEFVNPEAIVNYITTDNTSEKVISGYIYQQSMVYRTGNNKVSQYLLVNDIYPDFPAGGGYMVPRSFIPELNWKSKTLPAFPVDDVFMGFLALASKIPLKHKKEFYMWGLQYSVQHFKEAFIVHSLSSEKIIEMWEMLHKEKQKD
- the LOC140492618 gene encoding acetylgalactosaminyl-O-glycosyl-glycoprotein beta-1,3-N-acetylglucosaminyltransferase-like isoform X1; translation: MRNMVYCVTGLMTVGFVAVHLLDSSWLKANVMNKFVKNSIPSPSEVNASKEIYHRQSINLTDGKTTFHMDLNRYRKEYGYMQEYSCDVKISDPEICSAPENSSLLLIATNSHPNSFSRRLSLRRAYAKRQQIKNYLVVTVFMLAMSHNEKLMELIAYESHYYGDIIVWDFEEHRANLTLKISCLLQWLNEECTAADFFVKADDDEFVNPEAIVNYITTDNTSEKVISGYIYQQSMVYRTGNNKVSQYLLVNDIYPDFPAGGGYMVPRSFIPELNWKSKTLPAFPVDDVFMGFLALASKIPLKHKKEFYMWGLQYSVQHFKEAFIVHSLSSEKIIEMWEMLHKEKQKD